In one window of Hyla sarda isolate aHylSar1 chromosome 1, aHylSar1.hap1, whole genome shotgun sequence DNA:
- the LOC130310990 gene encoding uncharacterized protein LOC130310990 isoform X1 has translation MGRLLMVLLLAEIFSCITVAHPSSGGGLFTAVDVPAQLGSDLHLNVSCQFNGSYQFDVSKANVNIGTYYGELKPRNGHYGRLIYNHDTCILTLKNLTAQDGTKFTVTLWKDVNSTLTSHHIQYRIIISDPVTFPPFNENKSQPPAEHRIHNTSQNSTEDTRGFAAFCLSLDPLVNALFLIGLRIIHKNCNTLEKDVRDLTGHFSSWITLFCQVVPICILSIENPYCLILFLVPILLLVDLLRFLDLLPKRLLDALRFNDDTCVKIARYLWRFLILLLQILFPIIVGILYSKFGSFKPEFKIGFIVLSIIIYIALKGFVVFIIFFCCKTKTTFSSVFTEEPNTNPEGTGEVRV, from the exons GTCTTTTTACAGCTGTAGATGTACCGGCCCAGCTGGGCTCCGACCTCCATCTTAATGTGTCCTGTCAGTTCAATGGCAGTTATCAATTTGATGTTTCCAAGGCCAATGTGAATATTGGCACCTATTATGGTGAACTCAAGCCGAGGAATGGACACTATGGTCGCCTGATATACAACCATGACACCTGTATCCTCACCCTGAAGAACCTGACTGCACAGGATGGGACCAAATTCACTGTGACCCTGTGGAAAGACGTCAACTCAACATTAACATCACATCATATACAATACCGGATCATCATCAGTG atcctGTGACGTTTCCTCCATTTAACGAAAATAAAAGTCAACCACCAGCAG AACACCGCATCCATAACACATCCCAGAACTCTACTGAAGATACCCGTGGATTTGCTGCGTTCTGTCTATCGCTGGACCCTCTTGTCAATGCCCTGTTCCTAATAGGTCTTCGGATAATTCACA AAAATTGTAACACGCTGGAAAAGGACGTTAGGGATTTGACTGGTCACTTCAGTTCTTGGATCACACTTTTCTGTCAAGTGGTCCCCATCTGTATCCTGTCCATCG AAAACCCCTATTGTTTAATCCTGTTCCTGGTTCCTATACTTCTTCTGGTTGACCTACTGAGATTTTTGG ATTTGCTTCCTAAACGTCTTCTAGATGCTCTTCGATTCA ATGATGACACATGTGTGAAGATTGCTAGGTACTTGTGGAGATTCCTCATACTGCTCTTACAGATCTTGTTTCCAATCATTGTAGGGATCTTATACAGTAAATTTG gaagcTTTAAACCAGAATTCAAGATTGGTTTCATCGTCCTTTCAATCATCATTTATATTGCTTTGAAAGGTTTTGTGGTCTTCATCATTTTCTTCT GTTGTAAAACTAAGACCACGTTTTCATCGGTTTTTACAGAAGAACCTAATACCAATCCTGAAGGCACCGGAGAAGTCCGTGTATGA
- the LOC130310990 gene encoding uncharacterized protein LOC130310990 isoform X3 translates to MGRLLMVLLLAEIFSCITVAHPSSGGGLFTAVDVPAQLGSDLHLNVSCQFNGSYQFDVSKANVNIGTYYGELKPRNGHYGRLIYNHDTCILTLKNLTAQDGTKFTVTLWKDVNSTLTSHHIQYRIIISDPVTFPPFNENKSQPPAEHRIHNTSQNSTEDTRGFAAFCLSLDPLVNALFLIGLRIIHKNCNTLEKDVRDLTGHFSSWITLFCQVVPICILSIDLLPKRLLDALRFNDDTCVKIARYLWRFLILLLQILFPIIVGILYSKFGSFKPEFKIGFIVLSIIIYIALKGFVVFIIFFCCKTKTTFSSVFTEEPNTNPEGTGEVRV, encoded by the exons GTCTTTTTACAGCTGTAGATGTACCGGCCCAGCTGGGCTCCGACCTCCATCTTAATGTGTCCTGTCAGTTCAATGGCAGTTATCAATTTGATGTTTCCAAGGCCAATGTGAATATTGGCACCTATTATGGTGAACTCAAGCCGAGGAATGGACACTATGGTCGCCTGATATACAACCATGACACCTGTATCCTCACCCTGAAGAACCTGACTGCACAGGATGGGACCAAATTCACTGTGACCCTGTGGAAAGACGTCAACTCAACATTAACATCACATCATATACAATACCGGATCATCATCAGTG atcctGTGACGTTTCCTCCATTTAACGAAAATAAAAGTCAACCACCAGCAG AACACCGCATCCATAACACATCCCAGAACTCTACTGAAGATACCCGTGGATTTGCTGCGTTCTGTCTATCGCTGGACCCTCTTGTCAATGCCCTGTTCCTAATAGGTCTTCGGATAATTCACA AAAATTGTAACACGCTGGAAAAGGACGTTAGGGATTTGACTGGTCACTTCAGTTCTTGGATCACACTTTTCTGTCAAGTGGTCCCCATCTGTATCCTGTCCATCG ATTTGCTTCCTAAACGTCTTCTAGATGCTCTTCGATTCA ATGATGACACATGTGTGAAGATTGCTAGGTACTTGTGGAGATTCCTCATACTGCTCTTACAGATCTTGTTTCCAATCATTGTAGGGATCTTATACAGTAAATTTG gaagcTTTAAACCAGAATTCAAGATTGGTTTCATCGTCCTTTCAATCATCATTTATATTGCTTTGAAAGGTTTTGTGGTCTTCATCATTTTCTTCT GTTGTAAAACTAAGACCACGTTTTCATCGGTTTTTACAGAAGAACCTAATACCAATCCTGAAGGCACCGGAGAAGTCCGTGTATGA
- the LOC130310990 gene encoding uncharacterized protein LOC130310990 isoform X2, with product MMFNLDKFSCITVAHPSSGGGLFTAVDVPAQLGSDLHLNVSCQFNGSYQFDVSKANVNIGTYYGELKPRNGHYGRLIYNHDTCILTLKNLTAQDGTKFTVTLWKDVNSTLTSHHIQYRIIISDPVTFPPFNENKSQPPAEHRIHNTSQNSTEDTRGFAAFCLSLDPLVNALFLIGLRIIHKNCNTLEKDVRDLTGHFSSWITLFCQVVPICILSIENPYCLILFLVPILLLVDLLRFLDLLPKRLLDALRFNDDTCVKIARYLWRFLILLLQILFPIIVGILYSKFGSFKPEFKIGFIVLSIIIYIALKGFVVFIIFFCCKTKTTFSSVFTEEPNTNPEGTGEVRV from the exons GTCTTTTTACAGCTGTAGATGTACCGGCCCAGCTGGGCTCCGACCTCCATCTTAATGTGTCCTGTCAGTTCAATGGCAGTTATCAATTTGATGTTTCCAAGGCCAATGTGAATATTGGCACCTATTATGGTGAACTCAAGCCGAGGAATGGACACTATGGTCGCCTGATATACAACCATGACACCTGTATCCTCACCCTGAAGAACCTGACTGCACAGGATGGGACCAAATTCACTGTGACCCTGTGGAAAGACGTCAACTCAACATTAACATCACATCATATACAATACCGGATCATCATCAGTG atcctGTGACGTTTCCTCCATTTAACGAAAATAAAAGTCAACCACCAGCAG AACACCGCATCCATAACACATCCCAGAACTCTACTGAAGATACCCGTGGATTTGCTGCGTTCTGTCTATCGCTGGACCCTCTTGTCAATGCCCTGTTCCTAATAGGTCTTCGGATAATTCACA AAAATTGTAACACGCTGGAAAAGGACGTTAGGGATTTGACTGGTCACTTCAGTTCTTGGATCACACTTTTCTGTCAAGTGGTCCCCATCTGTATCCTGTCCATCG AAAACCCCTATTGTTTAATCCTGTTCCTGGTTCCTATACTTCTTCTGGTTGACCTACTGAGATTTTTGG ATTTGCTTCCTAAACGTCTTCTAGATGCTCTTCGATTCA ATGATGACACATGTGTGAAGATTGCTAGGTACTTGTGGAGATTCCTCATACTGCTCTTACAGATCTTGTTTCCAATCATTGTAGGGATCTTATACAGTAAATTTG gaagcTTTAAACCAGAATTCAAGATTGGTTTCATCGTCCTTTCAATCATCATTTATATTGCTTTGAAAGGTTTTGTGGTCTTCATCATTTTCTTCT GTTGTAAAACTAAGACCACGTTTTCATCGGTTTTTACAGAAGAACCTAATACCAATCCTGAAGGCACCGGAGAAGTCCGTGTATGA
- the LOC130310990 gene encoding uncharacterized protein LOC130310990 isoform X4, with translation MGRLLMVLLLAEIFSCITVAHPSSGGGLFTAVDVPAQLGSDLHLNVSCQFNGSYQFDVSKANVNIGTYYGELKPRNGHYGRLIYNHDTCILTLKNLTAQDGTKFTVTLWKDVNSTLTSHHIQYRIIISDPVTFPPFNENKSQPPAEHRIHNTSQNSTEDTRGFAAFCLSLDPLVNALFLIGLRIIHKNCNTLEKDVRDLTGHFSSWITLFCQVVPICILSIENPYCLILFLVPILLLVDLLRFLDLLPKRLLDALRFNDDTCVKIARYLWRFLILLLQILFPIIVGILYSKFGCKTKTTFSSVFTEEPNTNPEGTGEVRV, from the exons GTCTTTTTACAGCTGTAGATGTACCGGCCCAGCTGGGCTCCGACCTCCATCTTAATGTGTCCTGTCAGTTCAATGGCAGTTATCAATTTGATGTTTCCAAGGCCAATGTGAATATTGGCACCTATTATGGTGAACTCAAGCCGAGGAATGGACACTATGGTCGCCTGATATACAACCATGACACCTGTATCCTCACCCTGAAGAACCTGACTGCACAGGATGGGACCAAATTCACTGTGACCCTGTGGAAAGACGTCAACTCAACATTAACATCACATCATATACAATACCGGATCATCATCAGTG atcctGTGACGTTTCCTCCATTTAACGAAAATAAAAGTCAACCACCAGCAG AACACCGCATCCATAACACATCCCAGAACTCTACTGAAGATACCCGTGGATTTGCTGCGTTCTGTCTATCGCTGGACCCTCTTGTCAATGCCCTGTTCCTAATAGGTCTTCGGATAATTCACA AAAATTGTAACACGCTGGAAAAGGACGTTAGGGATTTGACTGGTCACTTCAGTTCTTGGATCACACTTTTCTGTCAAGTGGTCCCCATCTGTATCCTGTCCATCG AAAACCCCTATTGTTTAATCCTGTTCCTGGTTCCTATACTTCTTCTGGTTGACCTACTGAGATTTTTGG ATTTGCTTCCTAAACGTCTTCTAGATGCTCTTCGATTCA ATGATGACACATGTGTGAAGATTGCTAGGTACTTGTGGAGATTCCTCATACTGCTCTTACAGATCTTGTTTCCAATCATTGTAGGGATCTTATACAGTAAATTTG GTTGTAAAACTAAGACCACGTTTTCATCGGTTTTTACAGAAGAACCTAATACCAATCCTGAAGGCACCGGAGAAGTCCGTGTATGA